The following are encoded together in the Campylobacter devanensis genome:
- the pglE gene encoding UDP-N-acetylbacillosamine transaminase yields MARVFLSAPYMGGNELKYVNEAFKSNYIAPLGEFVDRFENSIKDYTKSPNAVALSSATAGLHLALRVLKISDGDAVLASSFTFAASVNPIMYERCEPIFIDCDESWNLSPKLLKDAINKSDKKPKALIITHLYGQAAKMDEIVEICTENNIAIIEDAAEALGGFYKGKALGSIGDIGVYSFNGNKIITTGGGGMLVSHDENIANKARYYSTQAREPLLHYEHLDYGYNYRLSNVLGAIGVGQMEVLQSRVERKRQIFDIYSNLLKDVAEFMPEIPNSRGNRWLTTLLFKEKNKHLKVIEALNKHDIESRPLWKPMHLQPVFKGAKCVVDGTSEDYFSRGMCLPSGADMSDELVEKVANIVRSAL; encoded by the coding sequence ATGGCTAGAGTTTTTTTAAGCGCACCATATATGGGCGGTAATGAGTTAAAGTATGTCAATGAAGCATTTAAAAGTAATTATATAGCACCACTTGGAGAGTTTGTAGATAGGTTTGAAAATAGTATAAAAGATTATACTAAATCACCAAATGCAGTAGCTCTTAGCTCAGCAACTGCTGGATTGCATTTAGCGCTTAGAGTTTTAAAAATCAGCGATGGCGATGCTGTTTTGGCTTCATCTTTTACATTTGCTGCTAGTGTAAATCCTATAATGTATGAAAGGTGTGAGCCTATATTTATCGATTGTGATGAGAGTTGGAATCTTAGCCCAAAACTCTTAAAAGATGCAATAAATAAAAGCGATAAAAAGCCAAAAGCACTAATTATAACCCACTTATATGGCCAAGCAGCAAAGATGGATGAGATAGTAGAAATTTGTACTGAAAATAATATAGCTATTATAGAAGATGCAGCTGAGGCTTTGGGTGGATTTTATAAAGGCAAAGCACTTGGAAGCATTGGTGATATTGGAGTTTATAGTTTTAATGGAAATAAGATCATAACCACAGGTGGTGGCGGTATGTTAGTTAGCCATGATGAAAACATAGCTAATAAAGCTAGATATTATAGCACACAAGCAAGAGAGCCATTGCTTCATTATGAGCATTTAGATTATGGGTATAATTATAGGCTTAGTAATGTTTTAGGCGCTATTGGAGTAGGGCAGATGGAGGTCTTGCAAAGCAGAGTAGAGAGAAAAAGGCAGATATTTGATATCTACTCAAATTTACTCAAAGATGTGGCTGAGTTTATGCCTGAAATTCCAAATTCACGTGGTAATAGATGGCTTACTACGCTTTTATTTAAAGAGAAAAATAAGCATTTAAAAGTTATAGAAGCACTAAATAAACACGATATAGAAAGCAGACCACTATGGAAGCCAATGCATCTTCAACCAGTATTTAAAGGTGCTAAATGCGTTGTAGATGGCACGAGTGAGGATTATTTTAGTAGAGGAATGTGCCTTCCAAGTGGTGCTGATATGAGTGATGAATTAGTAGAAAAAGTTGCTAATATCGTTAGGAGTGCGCTGTGA